In Bacillus sp. FJAT-45037, the following are encoded in one genomic region:
- a CDS encoding ATP-binding protein, producing the protein MLRQPLENERVTISRVHSTVTYPSSLIMIGAMNPCPCGYFGSHQRYCSCSLKQIQAYRNRVSGPVLDRMDLLLTLTPVNLDKEEKSIETSTDIVARVKVARCKQHERYQREVSNAKVPYELLQRTSPLTRAQQKMLTQLATKQQWSNRVQLKVIRIVRTISDLAGSDHITDESIWEAMTLRREGSKDNSSVSSSAK; encoded by the coding sequence ATGCTCAGACAACCGCTTGAAAATGAGCGGGTGACAATCAGTCGCGTGCACTCCACAGTCACTTATCCCTCATCCCTTATTATGATCGGCGCAATGAATCCTTGTCCGTGTGGCTATTTCGGCTCTCACCAACGTTACTGCTCCTGCTCATTGAAACAAATCCAAGCTTATCGCAACCGTGTATCCGGACCGGTGCTTGATCGAATGGATCTCCTCCTTACATTGACTCCTGTGAACCTTGATAAGGAAGAAAAAAGCATTGAGACCTCAACTGATATAGTAGCCCGAGTGAAGGTGGCAAGATGCAAACAACATGAACGCTATCAAAGAGAAGTGAGCAATGCGAAAGTGCCGTATGAACTACTGCAAAGAACGAGTCCGCTCACTCGCGCGCAACAAAAGATGCTAACGCAACTCGCAACAAAACAACAGTGGAGCAACCGAGTCCAGCTTAAAGTCATCCGCATCGTCCGAACGATCTCTGATTTAGCCGGAAGTGATCACATCACCGATGAATCCATTTGGGAAGCAATGACCTTGAGGCGAGAAGGAAGTAAGGATAATAGTAGTGTAAGTAGTAGTGCGAAATAA
- a CDS encoding DUF1028 domain-containing protein produces MNKSEMTEDNLVATYSIVACDPETGELGIAVQSKFLAVGAVVPWAKANVGAIATQSWANTSFGPRGLQLLEEGYDPEKVVEILLENDEGRELRQFAVMDAKGRVAAFTGKECFDWAGHQYGKNCSAQGNILVSEATVQALVETFESAEGTLAERLVAALDAGEKAGGDSRGRQSAALYVVKEKGGYGGFNDRQFDLRVDDHPEPIEELKRLYDLHMLYLAKTDASALVDIEGEIIVEVEEALQKLGLLETTDNPIELKEALKTFHLQENFDDKYREDNKIDIAVLRFMKGKAAR; encoded by the coding sequence ATGAATAAATCAGAAATGACGGAAGATAATCTTGTGGCTACCTATTCCATTGTGGCCTGTGACCCTGAAACAGGAGAATTAGGTATTGCCGTTCAGTCGAAGTTTTTAGCTGTAGGTGCTGTTGTCCCATGGGCTAAGGCAAATGTTGGGGCAATTGCCACGCAGTCATGGGCGAATACAAGCTTTGGTCCAAGGGGATTACAGCTACTAGAGGAAGGTTATGATCCGGAAAAGGTAGTGGAAATTCTTTTAGAAAATGACGAAGGCAGAGAGTTACGACAATTTGCTGTCATGGATGCCAAGGGCCGTGTCGCTGCTTTTACAGGGAAAGAATGCTTTGACTGGGCTGGCCATCAATACGGAAAAAACTGCTCCGCTCAAGGAAATATTCTTGTGAGTGAAGCGACGGTTCAAGCATTGGTAGAAACGTTTGAATCTGCGGAGGGGACTTTAGCGGAACGGTTGGTAGCGGCCCTTGACGCAGGGGAAAAGGCAGGGGGAGATTCCCGTGGAAGACAATCTGCAGCCCTTTATGTGGTAAAGGAAAAGGGTGGTTATGGTGGATTTAATGATCGACAATTTGACTTAAGGGTGGACGATCATCCAGAACCGATTGAGGAACTGAAAAGACTTTACGACTTACATATGCTGTATTTAGCTAAAACTGATGCCTCCGCACTGGTAGATATCGAAGGAGAAATCATCGTTGAAGTGGAAGAAGCCTTACAGAAACTAGGATTGCTCGAGACGACAGATAATCCAATTGAATTAAAGGAAGCATTAAAAACCTTCCACTTACAGGAAAACTTCGATGACAAATATCGAGAGGATAACAAAATAGATATCGCTGTGTTACGGTTTATGAAAGGGAAAGCTGCTAGATGA
- a CDS encoding manganese catalase family protein, producing MYFYREDLINMIVPDKPDPHAAKVLQEALGGQFGEMRTLMQFSFQSANFRGKAKQYRDLIRGVFLEELSHVELVQSTINQLLNESGGDQPGNQAADGAPLDDVIQAGANPHHYIMGAKSSLPEDAGGNPWNGSWVYDHGNLVANLLNNVVLESTGVLQKSRIYEMSDNKTLRETIAFLIVRDNAHQNAFAKALETLGVDWGKLFPIPNYDLNKYPECRKYVDMGFHNAQFNFRLDDTRMGEIFQGTTPSRNGGELTVTAPPKGYPVPEMPDMPNEHAPGMSDLNN from the coding sequence ATGTATTTTTACAGAGAAGATTTAATTAATATGATTGTACCGGATAAGCCAGATCCTCATGCTGCAAAGGTTCTACAAGAAGCACTTGGAGGTCAATTTGGTGAGATGAGAACGCTGATGCAGTTCTCTTTTCAAAGTGCCAACTTCAGAGGCAAGGCAAAACAATATCGCGATCTTATTCGAGGGGTGTTTTTAGAAGAACTAAGTCATGTTGAACTCGTTCAATCGACGATTAATCAGCTCTTAAATGAATCTGGTGGTGATCAACCGGGTAACCAGGCAGCTGATGGGGCTCCATTAGATGACGTCATTCAAGCTGGCGCCAATCCCCATCATTACATCATGGGAGCCAAGTCTTCACTGCCCGAGGATGCAGGTGGAAACCCTTGGAATGGATCATGGGTATATGACCATGGAAATCTTGTCGCCAATCTCCTAAATAATGTGGTGCTTGAGTCTACTGGTGTTCTTCAAAAGTCAAGAATTTACGAAATGAGCGACAATAAAACACTGAGAGAAACTATTGCTTTCTTAATCGTACGAGATAATGCCCATCAGAACGCGTTTGCTAAAGCATTAGAAACACTAGGTGTCGATTGGGGGAAATTATTTCCGATTCCCAATTATGACCTAAACAAATATCCCGAATGCCGTAAGTATGTGGATATGGGCTTCCATAACGCACAGTTCAACTTCCGCTTGGATGATACTCGTATGGGAGAGATATTCCAAGGAACCACGCCAAGCAGAAATGGCGGAGAGTTAACCGTCACAGCCCCACCAAAAGGATATCCAGTCCCCGAAATGCCTGATATGCCAAATGAGCATGCCCCAGGAATGAGCGACCTTAACAATTAG
- a CDS encoding sensor domain-containing diguanylate cyclase yields MKWVILLFIATSIISFKFILLDKWKQTRIAAKRYLELVESSKDIIYYYELKPTSKFLYLSPSIEHYLGKGIVAKSYRNPSTPFELIHPDDYKILESKVNGELDYSQTVIQRWKNDKGTYCWFEEYATPIYQNGEVKAVQGIMRNIDEKVKLQQELEYRSTHDALTGIYNRYYFEKIINRYDLNINKPIAIIVCDLDDLKYMNDNYGHKKGDELILNTATFLKNFSGYKQTVARIGGDEFAIILADLDKVTAQQTYQKLGGEIIKYNEDNHTPINISIGFSFTEHSLGKMEKLFNEADKRMYENKQFKKSISISV; encoded by the coding sequence ATGAAGTGGGTTATTTTATTATTTATCGCAACCTCGATAATCTCGTTTAAATTTATTTTATTGGATAAGTGGAAACAAACAAGAATTGCAGCGAAACGATATTTAGAATTGGTAGAAAGCTCAAAAGACATTATCTATTACTACGAATTAAAGCCAACAAGTAAGTTCCTCTACCTTAGTCCGTCGATTGAACATTATCTAGGAAAAGGAATAGTAGCTAAGTCCTACCGAAATCCTAGCACACCTTTTGAATTGATCCACCCAGATGATTATAAAATTTTAGAGAGTAAAGTAAATGGAGAACTTGATTATAGCCAGACAGTTATTCAACGTTGGAAGAACGATAAAGGGACATACTGCTGGTTTGAGGAATATGCTACCCCAATCTACCAAAACGGTGAAGTGAAAGCTGTTCAGGGGATAATGCGTAATATAGATGAAAAAGTAAAACTTCAACAAGAACTAGAGTATCGAAGTACCCATGATGCTCTAACAGGTATTTACAATCGATACTACTTTGAGAAAATAATAAATAGGTATGATCTTAACATAAACAAGCCTATAGCCATTATAGTTTGTGACTTAGATGATCTTAAATATATGAACGATAACTATGGTCATAAAAAAGGCGATGAACTAATCTTAAATACCGCTACCTTCTTGAAGAATTTTTCGGGCTATAAGCAAACGGTTGCAAGAATTGGTGGAGATGAATTTGCAATCATATTAGCTGATCTTGATAAAGTTACAGCACAGCAGACCTACCAAAAATTAGGGGGAGAAATCATTAAGTATAATGAAGATAACCATACTCCAATAAATATATCTATTGGTTTTTCGTTTACTGAACATTCATTAGGGAAAATGGAAAAGCTGTTTAATGAAGCTGATAAACGAATGTATGAAAATAAACAGTTTAAAAAATCAATTAGTATCAGTGTCTAA